DNA from Actinomycetota bacterium:
CCACGTAGCAGAAGGTCCGCGTCGGGGTGCCGTCCGAGAGCAGGACGATGTCGCGGCCCTCGACCACCGCCTTGGCGAAGTCCGCGGGCGCGCGCCGGTCGTCCAAGCGCATCCCGGGGCCGTAGTTGTTGAACGGGCGCACGGCGGTCACGGGCAGCCCGTACTCCTGCGCGTACACCCAGCACATCGTCTCGCCGAAGCGCTTCGCCTCGTCGTAGCAGGCGCGCGGGCCCGTGCATGAGACGAGCCCGCGATACCCCTCGGGCGTGGGGATCGCATCGGGGGTCGGGTCTCCGTAGATCTCGGAGGACGAGAAGAAGACGAGTCCGCGCAGGCCCCCCTCGCCGTAGAAGTCGAGCAGGCGGCGCAGGCCCCAGACGTTCGCCTCCATGGTGACGACGGGGTGCTTGCGGTAGAAGACCGGGCTGGCGATCGACGCCATGTGCAGCACCAGGTCGACGTCGCGCGCGTGCGGGATGTCACCGATCGCGTCATGCGCGATATCGTGGGCGACGATCTCGACGTGCGGCAGCTTCGCGAGCTCATCGAGCCACGCCGGCCGCGCGAGCAGGAACGTGTCGGTCCCCACGATCCGTTCGATGCCCAACTCCGTCGCATAGCGCGCCAGGAACGAGGTGATGTAGAACCCGAGGAACCCGGCGCAGCCCGTGACGAGCACAGAGGAGCCGCCGAAGCGC
Protein-coding regions in this window:
- a CDS encoding NAD-dependent epimerase/dehydratase family protein yields the protein MLVTGCAGFLGFYITSFLARYATELGIERIVGTDTFLLARPAWLDELAKLPHVEIVAHDIAHDAIGDIPHARDVDLVLHMASIASPVFYRKHPVVTMEANVWGLRRLLDFYGEGGLRGLVFFSSSEIYGDPTPDAIPTPEGYRGLVSCTGPRACYDEAKRFGETMCWVYAQEYGLPVTAVRPFNNYGPGMRLDDRRAPADFAKAVVEGRDIVLLSDGTPTRTFCYVADAVAGYVKALVHGSYDAFNIGVERPEITMRQLADTYVAAGAEVFGYTGVVRFEAPDEAAYLTHNPQRRCPDISHAREMLGYDPRVEVDEGVGRFLRFLRETGARA